Proteins encoded together in one Halothermothrix orenii H 168 window:
- a CDS encoding ABC transporter ATP-binding protein — MGKIILETKNLSKKFGQRLAVNSVNLKVHKGDIFGFLGPNGAGKSTTIRMITGLVTPTSGRILFNNTLLDGKKHLFLRRYLGSLIEIPRFYEYLTAYENLELITQISGIKDKSTIDKALIQVGLYSRRNDRVRTFSQGMKQRLGIAQAIMGKPKLVILDEPTNGLDPEGINHIRRLILNLNKQKGITFMISSHILKEIESICNRVAILQEGKVLAQGRVVDLLNTPQEILTLEVSPVLKAINLLHSHPGVIKAVQNNNHLNQVKVFTRDLKPDLLNQYLVKNGIKVASLQKNNTSLEDFFLTLTRKKGELNCCGQY, encoded by the coding sequence ATGGGAAAAATTATACTGGAAACAAAAAACCTTTCTAAAAAATTTGGACAGAGATTGGCAGTCAACAGTGTAAATTTGAAGGTACATAAAGGTGATATCTTTGGCTTTCTGGGTCCAAATGGCGCTGGAAAAAGTACCACTATTAGAATGATTACCGGGCTGGTTACTCCTACCTCAGGCCGGATTTTATTCAATAACACCCTTCTTGATGGAAAAAAGCACCTCTTTCTCCGTAGATACCTGGGTTCTCTGATAGAAATACCCAGATTTTATGAATACCTGACAGCCTATGAAAACCTGGAACTGATTACTCAGATATCTGGTATAAAAGATAAATCAACCATCGATAAAGCTTTAATTCAGGTTGGTCTTTACAGCAGGCGAAATGATCGAGTTCGTACTTTTTCGCAGGGAATGAAACAGAGACTCGGTATTGCCCAGGCAATAATGGGCAAACCAAAACTGGTTATCCTGGACGAGCCAACCAATGGTCTCGACCCGGAGGGCATAAACCATATCCGACGACTGATTTTAAACTTAAACAAACAAAAAGGTATTACCTTTATGATATCAAGCCACATTCTAAAGGAAATTGAAAGTATATGTAATCGGGTTGCCATCCTCCAGGAAGGTAAAGTTTTGGCCCAGGGTCGGGTGGTTGACCTCCTGAATACTCCCCAGGAGATTCTAACCCTGGAAGTTTCACCTGTATTAAAGGCAATCAATCTCTTACACAGCCACCCCGGGGTTATTAAAGCAGTTCAGAACAATAATCATCTAAATCAGGTTAAAGTATTTACCCGGGATTTAAAACCCGATCTCCTTAATCAATATCTAGTAAAAAACGGAATAAAAGTAGCCTCATTACAGAAAAATAATACAAGCCTTGAAGATTTCTTCCTGACATTAACCAGGAAAAAGGGGGAATTAAATTGCTGTGGCCAATATTAA
- a CDS encoding ArsR/SmtB family transcription factor — protein sequence MKDITKIRNEIEEKSRVLKALAHPTRLCIVKGLLEDSGCNVSRMQYCLEVPQSTLSQHLSKLKDLGIVEGKRVGKKVKYYVISDEARKVVKALFD from the coding sequence GTGAAGGATATCACAAAAATCAGGAATGAGATTGAAGAGAAATCCAGGGTGTTAAAGGCCCTGGCCCATCCCACCAGGCTCTGTATTGTTAAGGGTTTACTGGAAGATAGTGGATGTAATGTTTCCAGGATGCAATACTGTCTTGAGGTTCCCCAGTCTACCCTGTCACAGCATTTATCAAAATTGAAGGATCTGGGTATAGTTGAGGGAAAACGGGTTGGTAAAAAGGTAAAATATTATGTTATCAGTGATGAGGCAAGAAAAGTAGTAAAAGCACTATTTGATTGA
- a CDS encoding CoA-disulfide reductase: MGKKIVIVGGVAGGASTAARLRRLDEEAEIIIMEKGDHISFANCGLPYHIGGVIKEREKLLVQTPESMEARFNIDVRVRNEVVRIDRDKKEIKVRDLNKNEIYCESYDFLILSPGAEPIKPPIDGVDFPNVFTLRNIPDTDNINEFISKNNPDRAVVVGGGFIGLEMAENLQERGLKVSLVEMAPQVMGNMDYEMAAMIHNHLREQGIDLHLNDGIASVNRKGGKTVVVLQSGREIETDLVIMAIGVRPSTKLAREAGLEIGESGGIKVNEYLQTSDRYIYAIGDAIEVIHLVTGQSVLIPLAGPANKQGRIVANIISGKSDKYKGTQGTAVARVFNLTVASTGASEKLLKKAGRDYLVSYTVSKNHAGYYPGAKPMTIKLLFTPDRGVVLGAQIVGYEGVDKRIDLLATAVRHEMTVYDLQELELAYAPPFGSAKDPVNMAGYTASNILDGLVEVVYWDDINNLDKNTILLDVREEVETQIGSINGSVNIPLNSLRERLDELDKDKDIIVYCAMGLRGYIGYRILKQHGFKKVKNLSGGYKLYKAVQDDKSEEINTAGYQELNLTSNPGAGRKAGEEISREMSSNRVKLDACGLQCPGPIMQVYHKMEELKDGDILEVTASDPGFLRDVEAWCDNTGNTLVDKEKQGDVYKAVIKKGRGFKVENNTSSEDTVATSKGKTMVVFSGELDKAIASFIIANGAASMGNKVTMFFTFWGLNILRKDRAVNTKKGFMEKMFGKMMPRGSKKLPLSKMNMMGLGPRMIRKVMEGKGVDSLESLIKQARENGVNMVACQMSMDVMGIKKEELIDGVEVGGVASFLGAADKSNMSLFI, from the coding sequence TTGGGTAAAAAGATTGTAATTGTCGGTGGTGTTGCCGGAGGGGCCAGTACAGCTGCCCGTTTGCGGAGGCTGGATGAAGAGGCAGAAATTATTATTATGGAAAAAGGAGACCATATTTCTTTTGCAAACTGTGGTTTGCCCTACCATATCGGTGGAGTAATTAAGGAAAGGGAAAAACTTCTTGTTCAAACCCCTGAATCTATGGAGGCCAGATTTAATATCGATGTCAGGGTCAGGAATGAGGTTGTCCGGATTGACCGGGATAAAAAGGAAATCAAGGTCAGGGATTTAAATAAAAATGAGATTTATTGTGAAAGTTATGACTTTCTTATTCTATCACCGGGGGCTGAACCAATTAAGCCACCCATTGATGGAGTGGATTTTCCCAATGTTTTTACCCTGAGGAATATTCCAGATACTGATAATATTAATGAATTTATATCTAAAAACAACCCGGATAGGGCTGTAGTTGTAGGTGGTGGATTTATTGGACTGGAAATGGCTGAAAACCTTCAGGAGCGGGGGTTGAAGGTTTCCCTGGTAGAGATGGCTCCCCAGGTTATGGGGAATATGGACTATGAAATGGCAGCCATGATTCATAATCATCTCCGGGAGCAGGGAATTGACCTTCATCTAAATGATGGAATTGCATCAGTCAACAGGAAAGGAGGCAAAACGGTAGTTGTACTCCAGAGTGGCCGGGAAATTGAAACAGATCTTGTCATTATGGCTATAGGGGTCAGGCCCAGTACTAAACTGGCCAGGGAAGCTGGACTGGAAATAGGTGAAAGTGGTGGTATCAAGGTAAATGAATATCTGCAGACCTCTGATAGATATATATATGCCATCGGAGATGCCATTGAAGTAATACATCTGGTCACCGGACAGTCGGTATTGATTCCACTGGCTGGGCCTGCTAACAAACAGGGACGGATTGTTGCCAATATTATCTCCGGTAAGTCTGATAAGTATAAAGGTACCCAGGGGACAGCTGTGGCCAGGGTTTTTAATCTGACTGTTGCCAGTACCGGAGCCAGCGAAAAGCTTCTTAAAAAAGCAGGACGGGATTATCTGGTGTCCTATACCGTGTCCAAAAATCATGCCGGTTATTATCCCGGAGCCAAACCGATGACAATAAAACTCCTGTTTACTCCTGACCGGGGAGTAGTGCTCGGAGCCCAGATAGTTGGTTATGAAGGGGTTGATAAGAGAATAGACCTTCTGGCTACTGCAGTGAGACACGAAATGACCGTTTATGACCTCCAGGAATTGGAACTTGCATATGCCCCACCCTTTGGTTCTGCTAAAGACCCTGTCAATATGGCCGGTTACACAGCCTCCAATATTCTCGATGGTCTTGTGGAGGTAGTCTACTGGGATGATATAAATAACCTTGATAAAAATACCATCCTGCTTGATGTCAGAGAGGAGGTTGAAACCCAGATTGGTAGTATAAATGGTTCAGTAAATATACCTCTCAATAGTCTCAGAGAAAGGCTTGATGAACTTGATAAGGATAAAGATATAATTGTTTACTGTGCCATGGGATTAAGGGGATATATTGGTTATCGGATCTTAAAACAACATGGCTTTAAAAAGGTTAAGAATTTAAGTGGTGGTTATAAATTATATAAGGCCGTTCAGGATGATAAAAGTGAAGAGATAAATACAGCGGGGTATCAAGAATTAAATTTAACTTCTAATCCCGGGGCAGGGAGGAAGGCCGGTGAAGAAATTTCCCGGGAAATGTCGAGTAACAGGGTTAAGCTTGATGCCTGTGGCTTACAGTGTCCCGGCCCCATTATGCAGGTCTATCATAAGATGGAGGAATTAAAAGATGGTGATATCCTGGAAGTAACTGCCTCTGATCCCGGATTTTTACGGGATGTGGAGGCCTGGTGTGATAATACTGGAAATACCCTTGTCGATAAAGAAAAACAGGGTGATGTCTATAAGGCAGTTATCAAAAAAGGAAGAGGGTTTAAGGTAGAAAATAATACTTCCAGTGAAGATACTGTTGCCACTTCTAAGGGGAAGACAATGGTTGTTTTCAGTGGTGAGCTGGATAAGGCTATTGCCTCTTTTATTATCGCCAATGGTGCAGCTTCCATGGGTAATAAAGTGACCATGTTCTTCACCTTCTGGGGTTTAAATATTTTGCGGAAGGACCGTGCTGTTAATACTAAGAAAGGATTTATGGAGAAGATGTTTGGGAAAATGATGCCCCGGGGTAGTAAGAAGTTACCCCTTTCCAAAATGAACATGATGGGGCTTGGCCCCCGTATGATCCGTAAAGTTATGGAAGGCAAAGGGGTAGATTCCCTGGAATCCCTGATAAAACAGGCCCGGGAGAATGGGGTAAATATGGTGGCCTGCCAGATGTCCATGGATGTAATGGGAATCAAAAAGGAAGAGTTAATAGATGGAGTGGAAGTGGGTGGGGTTGCTTCCTTCCTGGGGGCAGCCGATAAATCAAATATGAGCCTGTTTATATAA
- a CDS encoding alpha-amylase family glycosyl hydrolase: protein MGRVIMQAFYWDCESNWYRKVKEKLPELYYAGITDIWLPPPSRGLNQGGMGYDIYDHYNLNTRFGTKRELKDLIRTAHRYGIRVIADVVMGHAIGGKKEYNPYLETETYTKFNQPEFPKNYKHFCHNCVGCHTDNSYGEKICYYSDNGYMKDNLIKWCRWLKDSIGFDGFRLDNCKQIRWDFIRDWKEALQTFTIGEYWDGDRGLLQRWRDYTNCNVFNFPLFYSLKEMCNNPALFDMRCLMDNVFEGSVSFVENHDTDRFDPVIFNKILAYAFNILFTDYTCIFWKDYYIYNLKREIDSLLEIRNRTVDRVEIEYADYDLLVARRGNYRIFINKGETTRIYNGMRIDGANYKIAYNTRAEHYLEESMT from the coding sequence ATGGGTAGGGTCATTATGCAGGCATTTTACTGGGATTGTGAATCTAACTGGTACAGGAAAGTTAAAGAAAAGTTACCTGAATTATATTATGCTGGAATAACTGATATCTGGTTGCCGCCCCCATCCCGGGGTTTAAACCAGGGGGGGATGGGCTATGATATTTACGATCATTACAATTTGAACACCAGGTTTGGTACAAAAAGGGAGTTAAAAGATTTAATCAGGACAGCCCACCGCTATGGAATAAGGGTAATAGCAGATGTAGTTATGGGACATGCCATCGGAGGTAAAAAAGAATATAACCCATACCTTGAGACCGAAACCTATACAAAATTTAATCAGCCAGAATTTCCTAAAAATTATAAACATTTTTGCCATAATTGTGTTGGTTGCCATACAGATAATAGTTACGGGGAAAAGATATGCTATTATTCTGATAATGGTTATATGAAGGACAACCTTATCAAATGGTGCCGCTGGTTAAAGGACAGTATAGGATTTGACGGATTCAGACTGGATAATTGTAAGCAGATAAGGTGGGACTTTATCAGGGACTGGAAAGAAGCTTTGCAGACCTTCACGATTGGTGAGTATTGGGATGGAGATAGAGGATTATTACAACGATGGCGGGATTATACCAACTGTAATGTCTTTAATTTTCCACTTTTCTATTCCCTGAAGGAGATGTGTAATAATCCAGCCTTATTTGATATGAGATGTTTAATGGATAATGTTTTCGAAGGTTCAGTTAGTTTTGTTGAAAATCATGATACTGACCGGTTTGACCCCGTTATTTTTAATAAGATACTGGCCTATGCCTTTAATATTTTGTTTACCGATTATACCTGTATTTTCTGGAAGGACTATTATATATATAATTTAAAAAGAGAGATAGATAGTCTCTTAGAAATCCGTAATCGAACAGTTGACCGGGTAGAGATAGAATATGCTGATTATGATCTTTTAGTTGCCCGGCGGGGGAATTACCGGATCTTTATAAATAAAGGGGAAACTACCCGGATTTATAATGGAATGAGAATAGATGGAGCCAATTATAAAATAGCCTACAATACCCGGGCTGAACATTATCTTGAAGAAAGTATGACTTAA
- a CDS encoding energy-coupling factor transporter ATPase: MSLVEAKGVGYSYQEAGTDEPALKNIDLTVESGEFVAIIGSNGSGKSTLARLLNVLLVPTEGEILIDGLKTSEKENIWEIRQKVGIVFQNPDNQLVATTVENDVAFGLENLGVPSREIRLRVDNALKMVGMNGFQEHETHKLSGGQKQRVAIAGVIAMESDCIVLDEPTAMLDPRGRKEVMDTVTYLNKEKGITIIHITHFMEEAALADKIYVMHQGQIYKSGTPRDIFQDVEGLKSVNLDVPQVVELANNLRKAGMTVPRILSIDELVSCLC; encoded by the coding sequence ATGAGCCTGGTTGAAGCCAAGGGCGTAGGGTACAGTTATCAGGAAGCCGGAACGGATGAACCAGCTTTAAAAAATATAGATCTGACTGTGGAGAGTGGCGAATTTGTCGCTATTATTGGTTCCAATGGTTCCGGTAAATCTACCCTGGCCAGATTACTTAATGTTTTGCTGGTCCCTACTGAAGGGGAAATACTGATCGATGGCTTAAAAACTTCCGAAAAAGAAAATATATGGGAAATAAGACAAAAAGTGGGCATTGTATTCCAGAACCCGGATAACCAGCTGGTTGCGACCACTGTTGAGAATGATGTGGCTTTTGGTCTGGAAAACCTGGGAGTACCCAGTCGTGAGATACGTCTCAGGGTAGACAATGCCCTGAAAATGGTCGGAATGAATGGGTTTCAGGAACATGAAACCCATAAATTATCTGGAGGGCAGAAGCAAAGGGTTGCTATTGCCGGGGTTATAGCCATGGAATCCGATTGTATCGTACTGGATGAACCTACAGCCATGCTCGACCCCAGGGGTCGGAAAGAAGTAATGGATACAGTTACTTATTTAAATAAAGAAAAAGGGATAACAATTATTCATATAACCCATTTTATGGAGGAGGCTGCCCTGGCTGATAAAATATATGTTATGCATCAGGGCCAGATATATAAAAGTGGAACTCCCAGGGATATATTTCAGGATGTTGAAGGATTAAAAAGTGTTAATCTTGATGTTCCCCAGGTGGTTGAGCTGGCAAACAATCTCAGGAAAGCCGGTATGACTGTTCCGAGAATATTATCGATAGATGAGTTGGTGAGTTGCTTATGTTAA
- a CDS encoding energy-coupling factor transporter ATPase — translation MLIQLKDVSHIYSGQNEKALESVNLRIQSNEFIGIVGHTGSGKSTLVQLFNGLIKPSEGKVFIEGIDIHQKKVSKREIRQKIGLVFQYPEHQLFEETIYDEVAFGPRNLDLSEEEIKKRVIQALSLVGMDYETYKDRSPFHLSGGQQRKIAIAGVLAMMPEVLILDEPTAGLDPRGREQLIKLLKQLHRDYKMTVILISHRMEEISQLSNRVLVLSRGRIVMDGKPEEVFTRVDEIRKLGLDLPQITEVLWELKNRGLRVRTDIFNVEEATREIITKMRESQC, via the coding sequence ATGTTAATCCAGCTTAAAGATGTTTCTCACATTTACAGTGGACAAAATGAAAAAGCACTTGAGTCTGTAAATCTCAGGATTCAAAGTAATGAATTTATCGGGATTGTTGGGCATACCGGCTCCGGCAAGTCCACCCTTGTTCAGTTATTTAATGGATTGATTAAACCGAGTGAAGGCAAGGTTTTTATAGAGGGGATAGATATACACCAGAAAAAGGTCAGTAAAAGAGAAATCAGACAGAAAATAGGACTGGTTTTTCAGTATCCTGAACATCAACTCTTTGAAGAAACGATATATGATGAAGTGGCCTTTGGTCCCCGTAATTTAGACCTTTCTGAAGAAGAAATTAAAAAAAGGGTTATTCAAGCTTTATCACTGGTAGGTATGGATTATGAAACATATAAAGATAGGTCCCCTTTCCATTTAAGCGGTGGTCAGCAACGGAAAATAGCTATTGCTGGTGTTCTGGCCATGATGCCAGAAGTTTTGATTTTAGATGAGCCAACCGCGGGCCTTGACCCCAGGGGCAGGGAACAGCTTATAAAATTGCTGAAACAGTTGCATCGGGATTATAAAATGACAGTTATCCTCATATCACATCGGATGGAGGAAATTTCACAGTTATCTAACCGGGTGTTGGTATTAAGCCGTGGTAGAATTGTAATGGATGGTAAACCTGAAGAGGTATTTACCCGGGTTGATGAAATCAGAAAGCTCGGATTAGACCTCCCACAGATAACGGAAGTTTTATGGGAATTAAAAAACAGAGGGTTACGGGTTAGAACAGATATTTTTAATGTTGAAGAAGCAACCCGGGAAATAATTACAAAAATGAGGGAAAGCCAATGTTAA
- a CDS encoding energy-coupling factor transporter transmembrane component T family protein encodes MLTDITIGQYIPGNTIVHNLDPRIKIIISIILITALFFIKSFTGFLYFLLYITFIIFLAKLPVKRIIKGLKPILFLVILTLLLHVLFTRGGKVLWQWWVIRIDEHGLFTGLFMASRILLLIAFTSLLTLTTSPLQLTDGIEYLLSPFKRIGVPANELAMMMTIALRFIPTLMEEAEKIMKAQKARGADFESGSIVQRARNLIPLLVPLFISAFRRADDLALAMESRCYRGGEGRTRLHELQIQRRDIFSLIMSTIIAIFISFF; translated from the coding sequence ATGTTAACTGATATAACAATTGGCCAGTATATACCTGGAAATACAATTGTCCATAATCTTGACCCACGGATAAAAATAATAATTAGTATAATATTAATTACGGCCCTCTTTTTTATAAAATCTTTTACTGGATTTTTATATTTTTTATTATATATTACTTTTATTATTTTTCTGGCAAAATTACCGGTTAAAAGAATAATCAAGGGTTTAAAACCTATTCTTTTTCTGGTGATTTTGACCCTGCTTTTACATGTACTATTCACACGGGGCGGTAAAGTATTGTGGCAATGGTGGGTTATAAGGATTGATGAACATGGACTTTTCACCGGTCTATTTATGGCCAGTCGTATTTTATTATTAATTGCTTTTACCTCGTTACTTACCCTGACAACATCCCCATTACAGCTTACAGATGGGATTGAGTACTTACTTTCTCCCTTTAAGAGGATTGGGGTACCTGCCAATGAACTGGCTATGATGATGACTATTGCTTTACGTTTTATACCAACCCTTATGGAAGAAGCAGAAAAAATTATGAAGGCCCAGAAGGCCCGTGGGGCTGATTTTGAAAGTGGTAGTATTGTTCAGAGAGCCAGGAATCTAATACCCCTGTTGGTTCCCCTGTTTATCAGTGCCTTCAGGAGAGCTGATGACCTGGCCCTGGCGATGGAGTCCCGGTGTTACCGTGGAGGAGAAGGGCGGACCCGTCTCCATGAGTTACAAATACAGAGAAGGGATATATTCAGCCTCATTATGTCAACTATTATTGCCATTTTTATTAGTTTTTTCTAG
- the truA gene encoding tRNA pseudouridine(38-40) synthase TruA yields MERNIKITVEYDGTNYSGWQIQNNTPETIQGVLSKCLFDINKSPVKLIGASRTDAGVHARGQVANFRLKVGIPVERIPLALNSKLPPDIVCKDAEEVTEDFHARFDARGKRYIYRILNSEYPSPFLRNYTYFIPHNLNIDKMREAGSLLIGEHDFASFQASGGSNKTTVRTITKLDIYRDQYQIKIEVCGNGFLYKMVRIIAGTLIEVGLGKRTVKSVGQLLEIKDRDRAGFTAPPRGLTLIEVFY; encoded by the coding sequence ATGGAGCGAAATATTAAGATAACCGTAGAATATGATGGAACCAACTATAGTGGCTGGCAAATCCAGAATAATACCCCGGAGACAATACAGGGAGTATTAAGTAAATGTCTTTTTGATATAAATAAGTCGCCAGTTAAATTGATAGGGGCCAGCCGGACAGATGCCGGGGTTCATGCCCGGGGCCAGGTGGCCAATTTCAGGCTTAAAGTGGGAATCCCGGTAGAAAGAATTCCCCTTGCTTTAAACAGTAAACTACCACCTGATATAGTATGTAAAGATGCTGAGGAAGTAACTGAAGATTTTCATGCTCGTTTTGATGCCAGGGGGAAAAGATATATCTATCGAATTCTTAATAGTGAATATCCATCTCCTTTCTTACGTAATTATACCTATTTTATCCCCCATAATCTAAATATAGATAAAATGAGAGAGGCAGGTTCGCTTTTAATTGGAGAACATGATTTTGCCTCTTTTCAGGCATCCGGTGGATCCAATAAAACCACTGTGAGGACAATAACAAAATTAGATATATATCGTGACCAGTATCAAATAAAAATAGAAGTATGTGGTAATGGTTTTTTATATAAAATGGTCAGGATAATAGCAGGTACTTTGATTGAAGTCGGGTTAGGGAAAAGAACTGTAAAGAGTGTTGGTCAGCTATTGGAGATAAAGGATAGAGATAGAGCAGGTTTTACTGCACCACCCCGGGGGTTAACCCTTATTGAAGTATTTTATTAA
- the rplM gene encoding 50S ribosomal protein L13, which translates to MSTYMAKPHEVERQWYVVDATDKVLGRLATKIAEILRGKHKPTFTPHVDTGDYVIVVNADKVKLTGRKWEQKKYYRHSGYPGGLKEMSYEKLLQTKPELIIEKAVRGMLPHNRLGRKMIKKLKVYAGPDHPHEAQKPEKLEL; encoded by the coding sequence GTGTCCACCTATATGGCCAAACCTCATGAAGTAGAACGCCAGTGGTATGTTGTTGATGCCACTGATAAAGTGTTGGGTCGTTTAGCCACAAAGATTGCAGAAATATTGAGGGGTAAACATAAACCAACCTTTACACCACATGTTGATACCGGTGATTATGTTATTGTTGTAAATGCAGACAAGGTAAAATTAACCGGTCGGAAATGGGAACAGAAAAAGTATTACCGCCATAGTGGGTATCCCGGTGGTTTGAAGGAAATGAGCTATGAAAAATTACTTCAAACTAAGCCGGAATTGATTATTGAAAAGGCTGTCAGGGGAATGTTACCCCATAATAGACTGGGAAGAAAGATGATTAAGAAGTTAAAGGTTTATGCAGGTCCGGACCATCCACATGAGGCCCAGAAACCTGAAAAACTAGAACTCTAG
- the rpsI gene encoding 30S ribosomal protein S9 codes for MAAEVQYWGTGRRKTSTARVRLVPGSGKILINGKDVKEYFGRETLIKDLKSPLELTNNLDSFDVLVNVNGGGLSGQAGAIRHGIARALLRVDKDYRKPLKKAGYLTRDPRMKERKKYGLKKARKAPQFSKR; via the coding sequence ATGGCGGCAGAGGTACAATACTGGGGTACCGGTAGACGTAAAACTTCAACTGCCAGGGTCCGTTTAGTACCCGGTAGTGGTAAGATTTTAATAAATGGAAAAGATGTTAAGGAATATTTTGGACGGGAAACCTTGATTAAAGATTTAAAGTCTCCTCTTGAATTAACCAACAACCTGGATAGTTTTGATGTTCTGGTTAATGTTAATGGGGGTGGCTTAAGCGGTCAGGCCGGGGCAATTCGTCATGGAATTGCCAGGGCTTTATTAAGAGTCGACAAGGATTATCGTAAACCACTTAAAAAAGCCGGTTACCTGACCAGGGACCCGAGAATGAAAGAAAGGAAAAAATACGGTCTCAAAAAGGCCCGTAAAGCGCCACAGTTCTCCAAAAGATAA
- the amrB gene encoding AmmeMemoRadiSam system protein B, which translates to MGVRMAALAPHPPIIIPEIGGRERDRVKKTITSMTRLAEDIKNVDPDILITISPHGPVFSDAISIIYQEELTGDFSEFGAPEVNFKIDINLELIDRLKKNADKEGIDVFTLNKQSLQNYSISPRLDHGVMVPLYFIQEAGVNKPVLPLTMGLLEYETLYKFGYIINRTLDEMDLKAVIVASGDLSHRLKPGAPAGYSPVGRKFDQKLIELLEKKSYRKILKLDKGLIEKAGECGLRPLIIMLGAIQNLELDVDIMSYEGPFGVGYAVVEFYQMEG; encoded by the coding sequence ATGGGTGTAAGAATGGCTGCTCTGGCTCCACACCCCCCGATTATAATCCCCGAGATAGGAGGCAGGGAACGGGACAGGGTAAAAAAGACGATAACGTCTATGACTCGCCTTGCGGAAGATATTAAAAATGTAGATCCCGATATTTTGATTACTATAAGTCCCCATGGGCCTGTTTTTTCAGATGCTATCAGTATTATATACCAGGAGGAGTTAACAGGTGATTTTTCTGAATTCGGGGCCCCGGAAGTAAACTTTAAAATAGATATTAATCTTGAGCTAATAGACAGATTAAAGAAAAATGCTGATAAAGAAGGTATAGATGTATTTACCTTGAACAAACAGAGTTTACAGAATTACAGTATTTCTCCCCGTCTTGACCATGGTGTTATGGTTCCTCTGTATTTTATCCAGGAAGCCGGTGTCAATAAACCTGTTTTACCATTAACAATGGGCCTTCTGGAGTATGAAACACTGTATAAGTTTGGGTACATTATAAATAGGACTTTAGATGAAATGGATTTGAAGGCGGTTATTGTTGCCAGTGGTGATCTATCCCACCGATTAAAGCCTGGTGCCCCTGCCGGATACAGTCCTGTTGGCAGGAAGTTCGACCAGAAGTTAATTGAATTATTAGAAAAAAAGTCTTACCGGAAGATACTGAAACTTGATAAGGGCTTAATCGAGAAGGCGGGAGAGTGTGGGCTTAGACCGTTAATTATAATGCTGGGGGCTATACAGAATTTAGAACTTGACGTAGATATTATGTCCTATGAAGGCCCCTTTGGGGTAGGGTATGCAGTAGTTGAATTTTATCAGATGGAGGGATAA
- the amrA gene encoding AmmeMemoRadiSam system protein A, with translation MSKLSSYITGLARKTIEVYIKEGRQIKELTDLPEELKKRAGVFVSLKKDGKLRGCIGTFLPTQDNIAQEIIKNAISAAVHDPRFGPVRVEELNKIEISVDILTEPEKVNNRNELDPHKYGILVKKGHRTGLLLPDLEGIDSVEKQLEIARLKAGIRPDEEVEIYRFQVKRYKER, from the coding sequence ATGTCAAAACTGAGTAGCTATATAACTGGACTTGCCAGAAAAACAATCGAAGTTTATATTAAAGAAGGACGTCAAATAAAAGAGTTGACCGATCTTCCCGAGGAACTCAAAAAAAGAGCAGGTGTTTTTGTATCCCTAAAAAAAGATGGTAAATTACGGGGATGTATCGGTACATTTTTACCAACCCAGGACAATATTGCCCAGGAAATAATAAAAAACGCCATAAGTGCCGCTGTCCACGACCCTAGATTTGGGCCAGTCAGGGTAGAGGAATTAAATAAAATAGAGATAAGTGTCGATATTTTAACAGAGCCGGAAAAAGTTAATAACCGGAATGAACTTGATCCTCATAAATATGGGATTCTGGTAAAAAAGGGGCACAGGACTGGTCTCCTTCTCCCTGACCTTGAGGGGATAGATTCAGTGGAAAAACAACTGGAGATCGCCAGATTGAAAGCTGGAATAAGACCAGATGAGGAAGTTGAGATATACAGGTTTCAGGTAAAAAGATACAAAGAGAGGTAA